The DNA window TTTGTAGTCTTGTTGATGACTtcctgtgatgatgtcatcaccgcTCTGTTGCAGGTCTTGAAGTCAGCAGGTTCTGTTTTTCCAGCGAGGAGGATTTCATCGAGAGTTTACTGAAAAATAACGTGCAGCTCTTCCTGTCGACGGACAGAAACGAGGCGCCACGGGCATCGCAGAAAGGTCAGGaagtttcttcttctctgacctTTATTACAGTTGATGTGCAGTGGATACGAGGAGGAGTTCTTGCTGTGGATCACAGTTACTGTCATAAAATTCTGTTTGAATTTTGAGACTGAAATAACTTATACATCATTTCGGGTCTTTAAAATGAATCGAAGCACCAGCGAAACATAATTTCCTATtctaagaaaaacattttttagaattaaaggccctgacacaccaggcCGACTGtcggctgtcagtcagtgttgggctGGCAGAGAGCTTTTGTCGCCTTAGTTGGTGCAGTGTGTCCCGCTCAGTTGCTCCCCCATTGGCTGTTTTTTGAGCCAATTTAGCATGTTGATTTGGTGACAGCGCCAGTTCCGTTCACAAGAAGAGagatggaagtgaggaaagtaaacaaagagctaaagtcgaGGGAGtgagataaaaacaaacttgttacagaaggtcagattattttttgtttgtcattaaTATTATTAGCAGAAGCAgatgtttcctgatggtttgtgttactgttcagtggcgcacagtaaatatgctctgttctttcaacactggattgtgttgttaatgtgctaactggctaactagcattaaCACGGCCGTCCTGTTTCCCTttatgaatgatgaatacagactaccgccatctgctggtgttcGAGAGTTACTTTCTCTCACACCGGCGCAGAACGTGGTCTTGCGCTGTTCATGCGCAGGTTTCTGGCAGAGACACAGACGGCGTGAGGTCATCTGAGATGCAACAATTGGCTTTCTTTGCTACCAGGTCTTTGAAGTCGGTTTGGTGAGTCTGGGCCTTAGGTGAGAGTTCaagcttggcacatgggagaagtttcagctagttgcaatctgcagtcctcaccactagatggcactaaatcctacacactgcttctttaagaaggaggagaattttctaaacacataaaggaacacttcatcgtTCAGTTCAGCCGTCATTGCTGCTAGTTTGTATCGTGTGGCTTTAAAGGTCCTGACACAGGACATGGGTCATTGTAGAAAACTCACAGCCTCTTCAAGGCTGGAATTTCACACTCTTACGTTGCCTCGCTGTTCTGTAACAGAGGTACGATTGCAGAAtgaggggacagagttgtctcacctttaaggcagcatcggaggtagtaacagcgtcGTAACAGCTCTGtataaaagggacagctggcaggacaggATCATGGGTGGCACGGGAGTGACATTTTGACGAATTGTTATGCGTGCAACCCATCGTGGGAGATTGAAATAGTAGCTGgtagcatttagcagctaactggaagaagaagaacagcagccaaaaatgtccacaaatagTGAAAACAGTGAGGTCCAGAAGCTTCTTACCTTCCGAGCAGAGAACtggatcagccgccatataacagggatggtgaaagatttttaatgacatgttataccattgttattgtttacaaAGTGTTGTTGACACAAGTAATATGTCACACTAGATTCTGACGccgttgtgttacatgtcacgcctccTCTGATTCTGCAATGTTGGCATGCTGtcttaaatcacacactggagcgtcCGCTATTGTTTGGTTCTGCATGAAAATGCAAAGACGGCATAAAGAGGGACTTGGTAGCGGCTCTTTagcgccatctctgtgtaaaaatggcTGATGTGATAGATAATGTATTGACAGGTGTACAGGTGAGTGTGGTGTTAGAAAGTGAATCATCCTCTTTGTCATTGGTCCAGGTGTTCTCTCAGCGCTGCTGGACCAGCAGGTAGCTCCGTCAGAGCAGCTCAGAGTAATGTTCTGCGGAGACGCTGTCATCCGCCCCGACACTGACCCGATGCCGGCGAGCCGACTGGCCGCTCAGGTACTCACAGCAACGATACATCACCTTTACTTTATAATTCAAACAGAAGCTTCTCCAGAGCTGACTCAAATCCCTGAGAAGTTCAAGACATCTGAGATTTCTAAACGATAATTCACATTCTTTTTCCACAGAATTTCTCGGCTCAGCTCGGCAAGATGCGGCAGAGGTTCAGCATGTTGGACAGCCCTCTCAGCATCGTCCTGGTGACGTCACATGGCGGCAGGGAAAGCTGCGGCGGTGCCCTGCGGACACTGCGGTCCCGTGGCTTGAGCGTGGACGAGGCGTACTGTCTGGCTGGGGCCCCGCGGAGCCCTATCCTGTCTGTGCTCCGAACTCACTTCCTGCTCAGCGACGGCTTCTGCAGCCTGGAGGAGTGATGACGTCCCAATCTGTCACATGACCTTGCAATAAAACTTCACTGTGTCTTTGAAACAAGCTGCCAAATCCTCAGATAGAGCTCAGAGTGAAACACCTGTTTGAACAAAACGTCTCGGCTCATTGAGCCTCAAAGAGCTAATCAGTGATCCTGATGTAAAGTTAAGATGATGCCAAAATTCAAACCACAGGATTGGACAAAGTCAAACAGCAGTAAACTGACTGTATGTTTTGTtcacaaatatgtattttagtttttaaattagatgataaaaaaaactaattagTATGTGTGCAGCTGTATTACAGTCCAGTAGGGGGCAGTCTTACTGCAATCTAAACATTTTAATGATGAGGGAGAAACGTGAATTTGTAAATTCTACACTAAGCTGAAGTCACTGtgtttgaactttgacccttAATGTTGGAATTGCTGAGCAGAGGCAGTTTGTCGTCTATAATTTCATCAGTTTAACTGTATTTAAgtggttttttttgtctgttactttttgtttccttgcagCTGTGTGTCTGATAACAGTCTTTATTTAAACCTCATCTTgtactctgctgctctgtcattTAGTGTTAGACCAGTTCAGCTATCAGATCGACATGTTGACAGGACAACAGCCTCATTCTGTTTCTGAAGCTCTGTATATTTTAACAGTGACATATTACGGAGCCTCTGAAGTCCTGAAAGATGATATTATTTTGTATCTTGTGCGCACAACTTCTCATTAAAGTGTCAGAAGATCTGTCTTAGTACCACACCTGTGGTTCTGATATGTGGACTGAAGATAGCCCTACAGAAagaattaaaaagcaaaagggaaagttgtggttgttgtgtgGTTTTGTTGCTGTGATGCTTTCagatgaccagcaggtggcagcagagagctaaaatcagtaaaatctgagaaacacacacacacacacacacacacacacacaaaggcagttAATATAGAAGAGCAGGATGTTAATTAAATTATCTTTCTACAGTAGGTGAACCTGAGAAGGTTCCAGGTGTCCTTCAGGAAGCAAAAGGGATTCTTGAGAGGGTTGCAGGGATCCTCAGGGGGTTTCAGGGGGCCTTAATTAGGTTCCCCTGTAGTCCTGATTGTTACAAAAGGTCCTTGTGAAGTTTCCAGGGGTTCTTAAAGAGGCAGCAGCGGTTCCTGGGTAACAGGAGCTTTAAGAGTGATTGAGAAGGTTCCAGGGGTCCTTGAAAGGTCTCCAGCACTCTACAGGAAGGTTTCCTGGGGTTCTTGGAGAGGCTTAAAAGCCCTTGAAGAGGCTTCATCAGGAGTTCATGGGCAGTCACAGGTATCCACAAGAAGTTTCCAGGGGTCCTTGGGCTACAGTGGTCCTTGAGGTGGTTCCTGGGGTTCTTGGGCAAGCTCCAGGGTCCTTGAGAAAATTCCAGCAGTTGTTAAGGAATCTGTCAGGGATTGTTGGGAAACTAATTTATTGAGGAGCAgcataaatgaaaataacaacACACAATAACTTCCAGTGCTCTACACatatttgtaacaaaataaaagattcAATGTGAACAGTGAAGCAGGTTCAGAAGGTTTCAGTCATTTGGagtattttttctgttgttggtcATGTGTCTGCTCACGTCATGTGACAGGAAATACATATCATTTACTGTTCTTGTAATTAACCTGATTTGACCTCTTTCCTCCTGAGATTTTAAACATCTTTGAGGACATTCCAGGAGTCCTTGAGAGCATTATATAGATAATAAACGTAATCAGAGCACCAGAGTGTGTCCAGCAGAATCCAGCAGGTTCATGTGATCAGTTTTAGTCATCAGAGGATGTAAATCAGATGGGAGCTGAGCTGATAGTCATCGGGAgccgccgccaccaccgcctcgtctctgctgccacaaattaaaacatgttcagtaaaatgaaacagCCCGCTGTGGTCgtctgtctctgacagtctcatATCGTCGAAATGATCCAGAatagaaaacattttgttttcattatccTGAGTGAGGTTTCTGATGAACGCTGAAATCCACTGCTCCTGTTCAGCTCCGCctcccaaacacaaacacatctttAATTTAAATGAGATTCTTTGTTTCTGTCACTGAAACAAAACTAATTCAGTTTGttaatgaactttttttttcttaaagaagTTTGTCTTGTTTCTATCAGTGTAACACTTCAGgacaatgataataaataatgtTAGTTTTCACCTCTTCCCTGCCCTTGGATAGTTTTAGTGGTCCTTCAGGAGGTTTCAGAAGTATTAAAGGAAATTTCAGTGGTCCTTGAGAAGGCTCCTCTGAACCTTGAggaggttttgtgtctctgtaaagTGGTTCCAATGGTCCCTGAGATTGTTCTGGTTATTCTTGGGAAGAATCCAGTGACCATCAAGGAATTGTCCAGGATCTTTAAGGAATCCTTGAAGTAGTTCCAGAGGTTATAATGTCCCAGTGGTCCTTGAGGAGTCTACTCTGGTCTTTGAGGAAGTTTCTAGTTCTGTAATATGGTTCCAGTCGTCCAAGAGATGGTTCTAGTTATCTTTAAGAAGATACCAGTGGTCATGGACAAACTCAAGTGGGCCTTGAAGTGGCTCTACTAGTTCTTAAAGTCTTAGTGGCTCCCTGAGTAACTTTCAAGGGCCTTTAGGAAGTTTTGTGGTACTGTAACGTGGTTCCAATTAGTTATCTTCACAAAGACTCCAGTGATCATAAATGAACTGCAGTGGTCCTTGAAGTGGTACCAGGTGTCCTCAATGTCACAGTGGTTCTTGGGAAGGGTTACAGGGGTGAGTCGTTGTAGTATAAGTGATCCCAATGGTCCCTGAGGAGGTCCTTGTCCCTGATAAGTTTCCAGTGTACCTTGAAGAAATCCAAGTGGTTGAGTGGTAGTGGCTCCCTGAGTAGGTTTTagaggtgtcagagaggagaagGTTTCAGGAGGTTTCAGTCATCCTAAAGGAGGTTTTAGTGGTCATAGAGAAGGATCCACTGGTCCTTGGGATGGTTATGTGGCTCTGTAATGTGGCGGTCCCTGAGATGGCTCCAGTTATCCTTGAGAAGATACCAGTGACTGTTGAGGAAGTGGTCTTCGAGGAAGTTTTTAGCTCCTTAACATGGTTCCAGTAATCCCATAGATGGTTCTACTTATCTTTAGGAAGACACCATTGGTCCCTGAGGACCAGTGGGCCTTCAAGTTGCTCTACTGGTGCTTGGAGAAACCCCAGTGGTGGAGTGTTAGTGGTTCCCTGAGTAGGTTTTAGAGGTCCTTTAGGAGGTTTTAGTGGTCCTTGAGAGGGCTCCACTGGTCTTTGAGGACGTTTTGTGGCTCCATAATGAGGTTCCCACACTCCCTAAGATGGTTTTAGTTATCTTTTAGAAGATTCCAGTCGTCATAAATGTGGTCTTGGAAGTGGTTCCAGGGGCCTCAATGTTCCATTTGTCCCCCAGAAGGTTATAGGGGTGGGTCCTTGAAGTATAAGTGGTTCCAGTGATCCCTGAGGAGGTCCTTATCCCTGATCAGGTTTCAGTGATCCTTGAAGAGATCCTAGTGGTAGAGCAATAGTGGCCCCTTGAGTAAGTTTTAGTGGTCTTTCAGGAGGTTTCAGCATTCCTAAAGGAGGTTGTAGTGGTCCTTGAGAAGGCTCCAGTGGTCCTTGGGGTTGTTATGTGAGTCCCTGAGCTGTTCCCATGGTCCTCAAGTAATTTTATGGCTCCATAATGTGGTTCCTATGGTTGCTTAGATGGTTCTAGTTATCTCTGAGAGGATTCCAGTGATCACTGAAAACTCCAGTGGCCCTTGAAGTGGTTCCAGGGGCCCTTAATGTCCCAGTGGTCTTTGAGAAGGGTCACAGGGGTGAGTCCTTGCAGTATAAGTGGTTCGGCCCCTGATGAAGTCCTTGTATTCCCTGAGAAGGTTCCAGTGCTTCTTGCATAGATCCCAGTGTAAGAGTGGTGGTGGCTCCTTCAGTAGGTTTGAGGTTTCAGGAGGTTTCAGTCATCCTCAAGGAGGTTTTAGTGGTCATATAGAAGGATCCACTGGTCCTTGAGGAAGTTTTTGACCCTGTAATGTGGTGGTCCCTGAGATGGCTCTAGTTATCCTTAGATAATTCCAGTGATGTCAAGGGAGTCTAGTGATCCTTGAAGTGGTTACAGGTGTCCTTAATGTCCCAATTATCCTTGAGAAGGCTCTTCTAGTCCTTGAGGAAGTTTTTAGCTCTGCAACATGGTTCCAATCATCCCTAGGATGGTTCTACTTATCTTTGAGAAGACACCACTGGTCATTGAGGAACTCCAGTGGGCCTTGAAGTGGCTTTACTGGTGCTCAGAGAAACCCCAGTGGAGTGAAGGTTTTAGTGGGCTTTGAGAAGGCTCCACTGGGCTCTGAGGAAGTTTTGTGGCTCCATAATACGGTTCCCACTGTGCCCAAGATGGTTTAAGTTATCTGTGAGTAGGTTTTAGAGGTCTATCAGGAGGTGGTCCAGGGTTCAGGGTATCAGGATTCCTTAAGGGGGTTGTAGGGGTCCTTGAGAAGGCTCCATTGGTCCTTTGGGTGGTTATGTGGGTCTTTGAGCAGGTCCCGTGGTCCTCCAGGAAGTTTTGTGGCTCCATAATGTGGTTCCAATGGTCCCAGAGATGGTTCTAGTGGATGTTGAAGAACTCCAATGGTTCTTGAGCTGGGTCCACTGGTCCTAAATGTACCTATGGTCCTTGAGAAGGGTTACAAGAGTCCTTGTAGTATCAGTGGTTCCAGTGGCTGCTGAGGAGGTCCTATCCTTGAGAAGGCTTCTGTGCTCGTTGAAGAGATCACAGTGGTAGAGGTGGAGAGAGTGGATTCTCTGTTCACCTTGACCTCCAAGgtgcaagaaaaaaacacacgaAATCTTCTTCATAAAATCAAGGACACACGTGTTGAGTAATTTATATCCAAAGGATCATTTTTCAGGTGAAGTATTATTTTAATGAGCATGAGGTTTTCCTTGAAGAGCCTCTAAGGTGGCTCCACTGGTTTTTGAGGATGTTCCTGTGGCTGTTGAAGGAGTTCTGTGTGTCCCAGAGTTACTGCTGAAAAGTATCCAGTGGTTCTTCAGGTGATCCAGTGGTGTTGGATGAAAATTGCTGTTTAAATCAGCCTGGCATATTTTCCATAAATTTGGGTATTTTGGCTTTATGTTGGTCATGCTAGCTTAATATTACCAGCAGCCAAAATCAGATGCAGCATCAAACTGGTTCAGCTGGAGGGTAAAATAAATTGTAATACTAAATTATAAATACAGCTGTGTTATATTTCCGAAGTGTCTCTatggacagacaggaagtgtgtcCACTCTGTTGGCCCCTGGAGGTATGGTGATCCATCACCACTGCAGTCAGCAAGGCCTCAAATTAAAAACCACCTCATCACTTTGTCAGATAAGAAGAAAGAGTCCAGACCCACATCAGTGTCTGTGCGGCTGTTCATAATTagtcaaatacaaattacagaGATCAAATCAGATCACAGGGAAATAAAGGATCACGATGCATCAGTGGAGCAGACTGAAAAACTGTGACGTGATTTGACCACCGGCCGGTTTGCATCGGGCTCAGCAGGGACCTGGATTCAAAGTAAACCTGATAGAAAATCAGTAACAACATCAGGTCCATTTAATTTGGTGTTGGTGTTTGTCCACAACCTCTGACGTCCCTCTCCCACATAACAGAACATTAAAAAAGTCCAAACGTTCCTCACTGTTCAGGTTCTGGGGAGAACCACCTTACAAGAGCTAAAAGTGAACAATGGCGCTCACGCTGCAGCTGTTTATGTCTTAAAAAGGAAGTATATATCATGAGAGCAACGATCATCCGtcctcttctcttttctctgctccttCTGCTCTCAGCCACAGGCAGGAGGCtggggatggagggatgagatgaagagggaggaggaagaggatgttGAAGCATCTGTTGGATCCTGAAGCAAACTGGAGGGCAGCGGCAGGATGAAAATGACAGtgataaaaaacatttgaaagcaAAATACTGACTGAGCAACACTGTGGAGGAAACTGTGACTAGATTTAAtgtttacaaacacaaaactgaCATTTAGGACCTGTttattcacatttgtttttcataaaaagaataaaaccaTATCAAAGTTAGTTTCCTTCACAGCACTGATCTGATTTTAGAAATACTAAtgtgatgagtccagatttccTCATTCCACTTACATAAGACATTCGACTGGCCACCAACCAGACTATGTTTAGTTTTGgagcatttaaaagaaaaataacattttatttattaattttactgaatattttatgtTCGAAATGTCAAACCAAATAGTTTTGGAGGTGAAACCCCTTCATTATATCTGTAATTGAATTTTACATTTTAGGACTGTAAACTTTCAAGTAAAAACATTTCCTTTTTAGTATTTTCATTTAATAACTGACTTAAAAGCCAagtaaatgatatattttacataattcatatatataaataactCATCTTATGGTGTAAGAAAATACTGATACAATTGAGTTTTGCAATATTATGttttgtactgtatttattCTCAAAAACActactttttatttatctatttataaatacatttttattaatttattttcatttatttatttattcaattctCTCTCTTAATTTGTTTATCTAAATATCCTGCAAGCACTACTGTAGACAAATATTTCTTCCTTTGCTGAGACTGCACAAAAGATAGTAGAGGTAGTACTCCAATTAGATATTGAAGAACCACAGTATATCACCTTGCTTACAGTATTGCagtatatcacaatatattgaaCTGTCAGCCCCTGTGATCGTGATAAGTATTGCATCTCTAGATTCTTGCCCATGCACAGCCCTGGTTATACTGTGGAGTTAAACAGATTAAATATGACTTCTGTACCAGGacagtgattaaaaccagtgcCACCTGAAACCAGGTGAGatcatgtgacatcatcatctcCTTTAATCTTAGCTCATGTTTCCTGCGAGGCAGACTGATGCTCAGACGCTCAGTCTGACCTGCGGCGATGATTTCTGACTGAGTGAGTTAAAACAGCAGCTGAGCTCTGACCTCCTGACGAACACTCTGAATCTGGATCACACAGACTCGTTTACACTCATTCATACGTCTGATTAATGTAAATCAAGGGGCGGAGGAGACCGGCAGCCTGTCTGTCTGATCACCACAGTTCCCCTCAGGGACTATTTTTAGCCTCCTCGTTGATAACTGGAGGAgacacttgtttttgttgtcccTGTTGGTACTGGATGTCAgagaagtcgtcaaaatccagcacttgggcagtgacttgcagcggtgtttgcgtcccgtaagattataaagccaaactctgttcgtttttcctaaaccaaactatgtgtgtttgttgttgaaggaaaaaaaacatcaattcacggtgtagtaccgacatagtgcttttattttgaaagagactgtatgcaaactgtacatttcctgtgaaaacagaagtgtattttgaaaacagacaatgcatgtaacaggctgaagttgacatggcgtcccagaacgtcaacaaccaacacagccagggtaccttggacgtcatatgtggacgtggaaagtccatgagcaacactgatatgtgatgaggttggagtgagagcGTGTCGCAGAGAGATGTTGGACTCTCACATCGGACAGACGCTAAATTTTAGTCGGAATGAAAAATCGGGAAAATGTCTAATGACGTTAGAATTTAACGGTGTGGCTGTTGCAGATGTTAAGTTTTGTTCTTCGTACCTTACGACAAAATGTCAGTATTCTACGTCAAGATGACGTTGGCATGAGATGTTTGGAAGATGTCGGAGTTTGGTTACTTAAAAATCTACAAAATGTCAGCGTCATCTGTCGTCAGTTTTCCACATCGGTTGACGTCGGCATTAGACGTTATCCTGACATCGACATATTGGTCACCTGACATCAcgacctaaattcaaccaaacatCAACATCCAGAGTAAGTGGTGTCCAGCCGGGCTACAAGAGCTGCAAGATGTGAACCCTCACATtgattaaaattacatttttttcaatatttctgTTTGTAGTGAACCAACATCACCTGTTTCTGGAATGTtactgcttttttattttgattgacAAAGTTTTTCAGCCATAACTGCCTCTTGTAAAACCCCAACCCTTCTTCTCTGTCCATCTGTCGTCACCTACCCAACCCCCCATTACCACTGTGCCTCCACTTGTCGAGGTCTGAACGTACTATTTGGGAAAACACAGATATTTGGGTGTGAAGGCTTGTTTGAGTGAACCAAAACCCAATGAAATGGGTTAGctttaggaaaaaacaacagtttggctttagaatcttacaggatggggaacaccactctctcggtGAAAGTCGTTGTTtggtggacccatccaccacccctcccgcctgccccactcagacttttgcctCATTAACTTTCGTCTTTGTCCCACCGTGCTTCCCCCTGATACCGCCGGGAGTCGTTAAAttataacggcaaccagccgtgtatcatgctgacgttaaaggacgccttttttcattggttacTGACGCAGCAGTCACtacccaagtgccggattttgatgacttcggagtgagactgtgcTCAGCAGTCAGGATAACGTCTACATGCATGGTGAAACAAATCTGGAATTTGAATCATCTTAACTCGAAATGGCGAGTCATGTCAATGTAGAACTTGAAAATGTGTGTTACAATAATGTAGAAATGTGCGTGTGTTTGACTAGGTAAGAAAATTATGATGTAAACTAATTAGGGCCGCTGCCACCTTGCTCTGGTGACGTCATTTGAAGCCAGAGTTTGTGTGGTAGAGATCAAGTTTCCAGCTCATACACCCGtctcacacagctgtcagtcatggtGTCAAACTCCCCTTTTACAGCATCAAATATCTTATTAAATTTAAACGTATCAGAAAAGGGGGCGCCCGCAGCACTTTGGACTGGTACTCTTatttcctcctgagaccctgcgtcctcgtatgtgacaacacattctggttttgtgccatctagtggtagtaagagcacaatacactactCCATGTAAAGACAAGATGgcggccatctctgccaagtcagtctgcagtcaATCCCAACACGTAAGTGGACAagatccaaaacctgatcacatgttatggctgaaacatgtttatttatttatttatggttaataatgtttgtagtttgatttgACAATGAATTTGagcaattttagcaacagtaacaagctttTATAATCGTCTTATTTGAGGGCGTTGGGACCAATCAGGTGCAACAGACTGTTCCTACAGATAAAAGGATATTCCTAGCTCCAAGTATGGATCAAGGAAAGTTCATGAAGAGTGTCTAAATGAACAAATTGCAAGAGTTTTATATTtgttgtattatttttatttgagtATTTGCACAACAATGTTCAGGTGATcagttttatactttattacacAGTTGTGACTAATAAGATAAACCCATCGTCCCCATGTGAGGacaccattttttttctccaaactacttcctgttcaaagaCAGTGTTCAGTTCTTtgtacttatcaggtcctactgaccCCAGATagctaacaataataataattaacaa is part of the Epinephelus lanceolatus isolate andai-2023 chromosome 5, ASM4190304v1, whole genome shotgun sequence genome and encodes:
- the LOC117261987 gene encoding cytosolic 5'-nucleotidase 1A, translating into MVSTIQNTDVKQKDADRAVVIAVTSRAVFESGADDGDDVYGAGVAFPLLQALQRVNERLLEENPAESLLFDVILITTDSQQQQQSSRIISSTRHYGLEVSRFCFSSEEDFIESLLKNNVQLFLSTDRNEAPRASQKGVLSALLDQQVAPSEQLRVMFCGDAVIRPDTDPMPASRLAAQNFSAQLGKMRQRFSMLDSPLSIVLVTSHGGRESCGGALRTLRSRGLSVDEAYCLAGAPRSPILSVLRTHFLLSDGFCSLEE